In Terriglobus sp. TAA 43, a single window of DNA contains:
- the araA gene encoding L-arabinose isomerase: protein MSRNPLEVWFVTGSQHLYGPGPLAQVAENAGTIASSLDERDAIPVRVVAKPVMVSADSILKLCQEANAADNCIGLVLWMHTFSPAKMWIAGLKALRKPFLHLHTQFNRELPYASIDMDFMNLNQAAHGDREFGFITARLRLARKVVVGHWSDAETVNEIATWTRATLGWHESQHLKVARFGDNMRNVAVTEGDKVEAQSVFGYTVSGFGIGDLTDRMNAFSDADVAAQVQEYRDTYTIAPQHDRADALTVAARIELGLRAFLTEGGFGAFTDTFEDLHGMRQLPGIATQRLMASGFGFGGEGDWKTAALVRIMKVMAQGFPGGTSFMEDYTYDFAGKPSILGSHMLEICPSIAESKPSLEVHPLGIGGKEDPVRLVFNSPAGPAIVASIVDMGNRFRMIVNEIDAVKPAQELPKLPVARVLWHPKPSLKIAAAAWIYAGGAHHTGYSQALTMEHMADFAEIAGIELVRIDDETKLHTFRNELRWNDAAYKLL, encoded by the coding sequence ATGAGCAGGAATCCGCTGGAAGTGTGGTTTGTTACAGGCAGTCAGCATCTGTATGGCCCCGGCCCGTTGGCCCAGGTGGCAGAGAACGCAGGCACGATTGCATCTTCGCTCGACGAGCGGGATGCAATCCCCGTGCGCGTCGTGGCGAAGCCTGTCATGGTTTCTGCGGACAGCATTCTGAAGCTGTGCCAGGAAGCGAATGCTGCGGATAATTGCATCGGCTTGGTGCTGTGGATGCACACCTTCTCACCGGCGAAGATGTGGATTGCCGGACTGAAGGCGCTGCGCAAGCCTTTCCTGCATCTGCACACACAGTTCAATCGCGAACTTCCTTATGCGTCCATCGACATGGACTTCATGAATCTGAATCAGGCGGCGCACGGCGACCGCGAATTCGGATTCATCACGGCGCGTCTGCGACTGGCACGCAAGGTGGTTGTTGGCCACTGGAGCGATGCGGAGACCGTCAACGAAATCGCCACATGGACGCGTGCAACGCTGGGCTGGCATGAGTCGCAACATCTGAAGGTCGCACGCTTTGGCGACAACATGCGCAACGTGGCCGTAACCGAAGGTGACAAGGTCGAAGCGCAGAGTGTCTTCGGCTATACCGTATCTGGTTTTGGCATTGGCGATCTAACCGACCGCATGAATGCTTTCAGCGATGCAGACGTTGCAGCGCAGGTGCAGGAGTATCGCGATACCTACACGATTGCACCGCAGCATGATCGTGCGGATGCGCTGACGGTGGCGGCTCGTATTGAACTTGGCCTGCGTGCCTTTCTTACAGAAGGCGGTTTCGGTGCATTCACCGATACGTTTGAAGATCTGCACGGCATGCGCCAGTTGCCCGGCATTGCCACGCAACGGTTGATGGCTTCCGGTTTTGGCTTCGGCGGTGAAGGTGACTGGAAGACAGCGGCGCTGGTTCGCATCATGAAGGTTATGGCGCAGGGGTTTCCCGGCGGCACATCGTTCATGGAGGACTACACCTACGACTTCGCGGGCAAGCCTTCCATCCTCGGTTCACACATGCTTGAGATATGCCCGTCCATTGCAGAGAGCAAGCCTTCGCTTGAGGTGCATCCGCTGGGCATTGGCGGCAAGGAAGATCCTGTGCGTCTCGTCTTCAACTCTCCGGCGGGACCAGCGATTGTCGCCAGCATCGTGGACATGGGCAATCGCTTCCGCATGATTGTGAATGAGATCGATGCAGTGAAGCCCGCACAAGAGCTTCCAAAGCTTCCGGTAGCGCGTGTGTTGTGGCATCCGAAGCCAAGCCTGAAGATCGCCGCTGCTGCATGGATTTATGCAGGCGGCGCACATCACACCGGCTATTCGCAGGCGCTGACGATGGAGCACATGGCAGACTTCGCGGAGATCGCCGGTATCGAACTGGTGCGCATCGACGACGAGACGAAGCTGCACACCTTCCGCAATGAACTTCGCTGGAACGACGCAGCCTACAAGCTGCTGTAA
- a CDS encoding ribulokinase, with product MAIVAGADFGTLSVRVTLLDSERGRLGTASASYPLNRKRDDPDFATQSHTAQMDALVQATREVLAQTGVNGADVQSFALDTTGSSVVPVDAAMQPLDDYYLWCDHRALNEAQEITALAHERGLEAIEWCGGVYSHEWGWAKLLHWLRHNPEKRAQFASAFEHCDMVAATLSGITSPRDAKRSVCALGHKWLWNPRWDGFPSEEFLVAVDPLLEGVREKLQGEVLTSDHLAGHLAATWAEKLGLKAGIPIPVGAFDAHWDAIGAGCREGDVVNVVGTSTCIIAMQPKTTLIPGVCGVVPGSVHPQYTGVEAGLSAVGDIFDAIAKRAGTDVKTLSQGLDTFRAGQTGLLRLSWDNGDRTVLVRSDLGGITLGWHLVSTAQDELFAAIEGTAFHTRIILERMGEFGVPVERVINGGGIPQHNPTLNQIYANVFNKPVLVPASSTTSVGAGIFAQVAAGSFATIEEAQERMCPQYKVYEPDPDAVVIYQQLYPLYRRVYESFGDRNAAPQSLTEVLHDLREIAARSRGAH from the coding sequence ATGGCCATCGTAGCTGGAGCAGATTTTGGAACACTCAGCGTCCGTGTGACGCTGTTGGACAGTGAACGCGGACGCCTGGGAACAGCCTCCGCATCGTATCCGTTGAACCGCAAGCGTGACGATCCGGATTTCGCTACGCAGTCCCATACGGCGCAGATGGATGCGCTGGTGCAGGCCACGCGCGAGGTGCTGGCACAAACCGGCGTGAACGGCGCGGATGTGCAGTCGTTCGCGTTGGACACCACCGGGTCAAGCGTCGTTCCCGTCGACGCCGCGATGCAGCCGCTGGACGACTACTACCTGTGGTGCGATCACCGTGCTCTGAACGAAGCGCAGGAGATCACCGCGCTGGCACACGAACGCGGTCTTGAGGCCATCGAGTGGTGCGGAGGTGTGTACTCGCACGAGTGGGGATGGGCCAAGTTGCTTCACTGGCTGCGGCATAACCCGGAGAAACGCGCGCAGTTCGCGTCAGCCTTTGAGCACTGCGACATGGTCGCCGCAACGCTCTCAGGCATTACGTCGCCACGCGACGCGAAACGCAGCGTCTGCGCATTAGGGCACAAGTGGCTTTGGAATCCGAGGTGGGATGGTTTCCCATCGGAAGAGTTCCTTGTTGCCGTCGATCCTCTGCTCGAGGGTGTCCGCGAAAAGCTTCAGGGAGAAGTGCTGACATCGGATCATCTCGCCGGTCATCTCGCCGCGACATGGGCAGAGAAGCTCGGCCTAAAGGCGGGCATCCCAATTCCTGTTGGCGCTTTCGACGCCCATTGGGACGCCATCGGAGCTGGTTGCCGTGAAGGCGATGTCGTCAACGTTGTTGGCACATCCACCTGCATCATCGCCATGCAGCCCAAGACGACGCTGATCCCCGGCGTATGCGGCGTTGTCCCTGGCAGTGTGCATCCGCAGTACACCGGCGTTGAGGCGGGCCTATCCGCTGTAGGCGATATTTTCGATGCCATCGCGAAACGAGCTGGCACCGATGTAAAGACGCTTTCGCAGGGCCTGGATACCTTCCGCGCAGGGCAGACGGGATTGCTCCGCCTCTCTTGGGACAATGGCGACCGCACCGTGCTGGTGCGTAGCGACCTTGGCGGCATCACGCTTGGCTGGCATCTGGTCAGCACGGCGCAGGATGAGTTATTCGCGGCGATTGAAGGCACTGCGTTCCATACCCGCATCATCCTTGAGCGCATGGGCGAATTTGGTGTGCCGGTGGAACGCGTCATCAACGGTGGCGGTATTCCGCAGCACAATCCCACGCTGAACCAGATCTACGCGAACGTGTTCAACAAGCCAGTGCTGGTACCTGCTTCTTCCACCACGAGTGTGGGCGCAGGCATCTTTGCGCAGGTGGCTGCTGGGTCGTTTGCAACGATTGAAGAGGCGCAGGAACGCATGTGCCCGCAGTACAAGGTCTACGAGCCAGACCCGGATGCGGTGGTGATCTACCAGCAGTTGTATCCGCTGTATCGCCGTGTCTACGAAAGCTTTGGTGATCGCAACGCTGCGCCGCAGTCGCTGACCGAAGTGCTGCATGATCTCCGTGAGATTGCAGCCAGGAGCCGTGGCGCACACTAA
- a CDS encoding ABC transporter ATP-binding protein, with the protein MIRVRNLVRTFGDFTAVKDITFDVEQGEIFAFLGPNGAGKSTTIKMLTTLLRPTSGSIELDGKDPNRNQIAARQSFGIVFQDPSLDQEQTAWENMELHGVLYHVPRKVRAERIETLLKTFELWDRKDAMVKTFSGGMKRRLEIARGFLHTPKILFLDEPTLGLDPQSRNQLWTHVKALNESEKTTVFLTTHYMDEADRVAHRIAIMDHGAIVAQGTSAELKAQTDTDSLEAAFLALTGSSLRDEGADAKAGLRQMAQMWRR; encoded by the coding sequence ATGATCCGTGTACGAAATCTTGTCCGCACCTTTGGTGATTTCACCGCCGTGAAGGACATTACCTTTGACGTGGAGCAGGGCGAGATTTTCGCCTTCCTGGGGCCGAACGGCGCGGGAAAATCCACCACCATCAAGATGCTTACCACGCTGCTGCGCCCCACCAGCGGCTCCATTGAGCTGGATGGCAAAGACCCCAATCGCAACCAGATTGCAGCGCGGCAGAGCTTTGGCATCGTCTTCCAGGACCCCAGCCTGGATCAGGAACAAACGGCCTGGGAAAACATGGAGTTGCACGGCGTGCTGTACCACGTGCCCCGCAAGGTCCGCGCAGAACGCATTGAAACGCTGCTGAAGACCTTTGAACTATGGGACCGCAAAGATGCGATGGTGAAGACTTTCTCTGGTGGTATGAAGCGTCGCCTGGAAATCGCGCGTGGTTTCCTGCATACGCCCAAGATTCTCTTTCTAGATGAGCCCACGCTGGGCCTTGATCCACAGAGCCGCAACCAGCTCTGGACACACGTGAAGGCGCTGAACGAGAGCGAGAAGACGACCGTCTTCCTCACCACGCATTACATGGATGAGGCAGACCGCGTGGCGCATCGCATTGCCATCATGGACCACGGCGCTATTGTGGCGCAGGGAACCTCCGCGGAGTTGAAGGCGCAGACAGACACGGATTCCCTGGAAGCGGCATTTCTTGCGCTGACTGGTTCGTCGCTGCGTGACGAAGGTGCGGATGCAAAGGCTGGCCTGCGGCAGATGGCCCAGATGTGGAGGCGATAG
- a CDS encoding ABC transporter permease, producing the protein MGAIYILWLRELKRYIRSRVQVVVSLAQPCLYLFAFGAGFSPVFRQAGLGSYLQFIAPGIIGMTILFSSVFNGIAMLWDRQFGFLKETLVAPVSRLQIMTGRTLGGATVAMIQGTLVLLICLLFGFRPQHWLSLPFAFLFVFLVAMLFSALGTAIGSVIKDMQGFQLVMNFLVMPIYFLSGALYPLANLGNVMKVITHLDPLTYGVDGLRGALIGHWQFSPALDAGILAAITCGFLVLGAYLFSKIEV; encoded by the coding sequence ATGGGTGCAATTTACATTCTGTGGCTTCGGGAACTGAAGCGTTACATCCGTTCGCGCGTGCAGGTGGTGGTATCGCTGGCGCAGCCCTGCCTCTACCTGTTTGCCTTTGGAGCCGGTTTCAGCCCGGTCTTTCGGCAGGCCGGTCTGGGCAGTTATCTGCAGTTCATCGCGCCGGGCATCATCGGCATGACGATTCTGTTTTCATCCGTATTCAACGGCATTGCCATGTTGTGGGATCGCCAGTTCGGATTCCTGAAAGAGACGTTGGTAGCGCCTGTATCGCGCCTGCAGATTATGACGGGCCGTACGCTTGGTGGCGCTACCGTTGCCATGATTCAGGGCACGCTAGTGCTGCTCATCTGCCTGCTCTTCGGCTTCCGGCCGCAACACTGGCTATCACTTCCCTTTGCGTTTCTTTTTGTTTTCCTCGTAGCCATGTTGTTCTCTGCGCTGGGAACGGCCATCGGCTCCGTCATTAAGGACATGCAGGGGTTCCAGTTGGTGATGAACTTTCTGGTGATGCCCATTTACTTCCTCAGCGGCGCGCTGTATCCGCTGGCCAATCTGGGTAATGTGATGAAGGTCATCACGCATCTTGACCCACTGACCTATGGCGTGGACGGGCTGCGTGGAGCGTTGATTGGCCACTGGCAGTTCTCACCCGCGCTGGACGCAGGCATATTGGCTGCGATTACCTGTGGCTTCCTGGTACTGGGCGCTTACCTGTTCTCGAAGATCGAGGTATAG
- a CDS encoding rhodanese-like domain-containing protein, whose translation MLPYEISVAEVAQMRASQTPFVLLDVREPWEIETAHIAGSKDIPMNDIPARVNNELDPDAHIVVICHHGARSLSVTAWLRREGFDNVQSMAGGIEQWSREIDGSVPRY comes from the coding sequence GTGCTGCCCTATGAAATCAGTGTCGCAGAGGTTGCGCAGATGCGCGCATCCCAAACCCCTTTTGTTCTGTTGGACGTTCGCGAGCCGTGGGAGATTGAAACCGCGCATATCGCCGGAAGTAAAGATATTCCTATGAATGACATACCCGCGCGGGTCAACAACGAGCTGGATCCCGATGCGCATATTGTCGTCATTTGCCACCACGGAGCGCGTTCCTTGTCAGTAACGGCATGGCTTCGCCGCGAGGGCTTCGACAACGTGCAATCCATGGCTGGCGGCATTGAGCAGTGGTCACGCGAGATCGACGGAAGCGTCCCGCGTTATTGA
- a CDS encoding sigma-54 dependent transcriptional regulator, whose translation MAQTKVLVVEDEPNARAGLAELIASWGYRTETAVDGVMGLDLVVRWSPDVVVTDLMMPRMDGLQLLDRISELPQQKVAVVVLTAQGSIESAVDAMRMGAYDYLQKPVDPQRLKTILQNAQQQAETNEEIHSEELSSEEEGRLGPLVGSSPHMREIFHLIERIAPNNVSVLITGESGTGKELAARALHMFSGRRNKPFVAVNCAAIPETLIESEIFGHEKGAFTGAQERRAGCFELAEEGTLLLDEIGEMPAATQSKLLRVLEDRKLRRLGSRDEIPVNVRVVAATNKDPHQAVASGELRGDLFYRLNVFNIQMPSLRDHKEDIPAMAEAMVQEMNDRHGMQVPGISRAVMDRFMAYSWPGNARELRNTIERAVILANGKSIDVSHLPPGFGEEQHTPPAHGAHLNNQQPTTFAGTANSNDIVHLSVGMTVDEAEKQLILKTLEATRNNKTRAAEILGISSKTLQNKLKEYALEDKDALEP comes from the coding sequence GTGGCACAGACCAAGGTACTGGTCGTTGAAGATGAGCCGAACGCACGCGCCGGCCTGGCAGAACTGATTGCTTCCTGGGGCTATCGCACCGAGACCGCGGTGGATGGCGTAATGGGGCTTGACTTGGTGGTGCGCTGGTCGCCCGACGTGGTGGTCACGGACCTGATGATGCCCCGCATGGACGGCCTGCAACTGCTGGACCGCATCAGTGAGCTGCCGCAGCAAAAGGTCGCCGTTGTGGTTCTGACGGCCCAGGGGTCGATTGAGTCGGCGGTGGATGCGATGCGCATGGGCGCGTACGACTACCTGCAGAAGCCGGTCGATCCACAGCGCTTGAAGACCATTCTGCAAAATGCGCAGCAACAGGCGGAAACAAACGAAGAGATTCATTCAGAAGAGCTTTCTTCCGAAGAAGAGGGCCGTCTTGGACCACTAGTCGGGTCGTCGCCACACATGCGTGAGATTTTCCACCTGATAGAGCGTATTGCGCCGAATAACGTCAGCGTTCTGATCACAGGTGAAAGCGGTACGGGTAAGGAACTGGCAGCACGCGCGCTGCACATGTTTAGCGGTCGCCGCAATAAGCCTTTTGTCGCGGTGAACTGCGCCGCGATCCCGGAGACGCTGATTGAAAGCGAGATCTTCGGGCACGAGAAGGGTGCTTTCACGGGTGCGCAGGAGCGTCGCGCCGGATGCTTTGAACTGGCAGAGGAAGGCACGCTGCTGCTGGATGAAATTGGCGAAATGCCTGCAGCCACGCAATCGAAGCTGTTGCGTGTATTGGAAGACCGCAAGCTGCGCCGTCTGGGGTCGCGCGATGAGATTCCCGTAAACGTGCGCGTGGTTGCCGCCACGAATAAGGACCCGCATCAGGCCGTTGCCAGCGGTGAATTACGCGGCGACCTCTTCTATCGCCTGAACGTCTTCAACATCCAGATGCCTTCCCTCCGCGACCACAAGGAAGATATTCCTGCCATGGCAGAGGCGATGGTGCAGGAGATGAATGACCGCCATGGCATGCAGGTGCCCGGAATCTCGCGTGCGGTGATGGATCGTTTCATGGCCTATAGCTGGCCCGGCAATGCGCGCGAACTGCGCAATACCATTGAGCGCGCGGTGATTCTTGCGAATGGCAAGTCGATTGATGTGTCGCATCTGCCGCCGGGATTCGGTGAGGAACAACACACACCTCCTGCGCATGGCGCTCATCTCAACAACCAGCAGCCGACGACGTTTGCAGGGACCGCCAACAGCAACGATATCGTGCATCTATCCGTTGGCATGACGGTGGATGAGGCGGAAAAACAGCTTATCCTGAAGACACTGGAAGCAACGCGGAACAACAAGACGCGCGCTGCAGAAATTCTGGGCATTAGTTCCAAGACTCTGCAGAATAAGCTGAAGGAATACGCTCTAGAAGACAAGGATGCCCTCGAACCATGA
- a CDS encoding ATP-binding protein gives MRLRYKLIAATLLFTFTLTVVLSLVFLSEILRERIAQTESSNVVLVHEMLSATRTALQNGLRDHPPTEIGEQALQAAIESALQNDDALADTLNGFVRYSPSIQDAYLADANGRVLVSSDPSLLNAVQPHRRDFSVVTTASLLQKRALLFGEAETLDMSLPMERNGQPFLTAHLGVRSTLLRNAYAPWLRDAAMICAFALAGALLVAAALSAAAMRPLEDISRELDVLSGTSGVQTEEEQNSDAVQRVTTSISRLDERIRTSEQTRTEMATNLNSMLQTLKDGVMLIDADLRVIMTSEAMHHFLPPGKDAELGAPLTDIFPRNTAIGALLADLLAERRSVRSQPVVLADGRTVELSFDYFPGNSPGTLLTLHDVAAQEELEREIEVARRMASIGRLTAGVGHEVKNPINAMVVHLELLRSKLASGTNADGAQRHVDVLSSEMGRLDRVVQTLADFSRPMEPTFLEQDLLPIVQAVVQLVAAEAEKANIAITIADGTPDISLRVVADAELLRQAFLNIALNAMQAMPGGGAVQIQLSRERGSAVVSIRDSGSGIPPEKLDRIFDLYFTTKPTGSGIGLALTYRIIQLHRGVIAVASDADTASPTHGTTFTLRLPLANRAAASIPAVTA, from the coding sequence ATGAGGCTTCGTTACAAGCTGATAGCAGCCACCCTGCTGTTCACCTTCACCCTAACGGTGGTGCTTTCGCTTGTTTTCCTATCGGAGATTCTGCGTGAGCGCATTGCGCAGACCGAGTCTTCGAACGTTGTGCTGGTGCACGAGATGCTGTCGGCCACCCGCACGGCGCTGCAGAACGGCCTGCGCGACCATCCCCCGACGGAGATAGGGGAGCAGGCATTGCAAGCAGCGATTGAATCCGCGCTGCAGAATGATGACGCACTCGCTGACACGTTGAACGGGTTTGTCCGTTACTCCCCCAGCATCCAGGATGCATACCTTGCTGATGCCAATGGTCGGGTTCTGGTCAGCAGCGATCCTTCCCTATTGAATGCGGTGCAGCCGCACCGTCGTGACTTCTCCGTCGTGACCACGGCTTCCCTGCTGCAGAAACGAGCCCTGCTCTTTGGTGAGGCCGAGACGCTTGACATGAGCCTGCCAATGGAGCGGAATGGACAGCCTTTCCTGACGGCCCATCTCGGTGTCCGGTCCACGCTTCTGCGTAATGCCTATGCGCCTTGGTTGCGCGATGCCGCCATGATCTGCGCGTTTGCGCTGGCCGGTGCCTTGCTGGTGGCCGCCGCTCTCTCTGCAGCAGCAATGCGCCCGCTGGAAGACATCAGCCGTGAACTCGATGTGCTTTCCGGCACTTCCGGAGTGCAGACCGAAGAGGAACAGAACAGTGACGCCGTGCAGCGTGTCACCACGTCCATCAGTCGTCTGGATGAACGCATTCGCACCAGCGAACAGACGCGTACCGAGATGGCGACCAATCTGAACAGCATGTTGCAGACGCTGAAAGACGGCGTCATGCTGATCGATGCGGACCTGCGCGTCATCATGACCAGCGAGGCCATGCACCATTTTTTGCCGCCGGGCAAAGACGCCGAACTAGGCGCGCCGTTGACAGACATCTTCCCGCGCAACACCGCGATTGGCGCGTTGCTTGCGGACCTATTGGCGGAGCGACGAAGCGTTCGTTCCCAACCTGTAGTTCTGGCCGACGGTCGCACTGTAGAACTGTCCTTCGATTACTTTCCCGGCAACTCGCCGGGCACGTTGCTGACGCTACACGACGTAGCAGCGCAGGAAGAATTAGAGCGCGAGATCGAAGTCGCACGTCGCATGGCAAGCATCGGACGGCTGACGGCGGGTGTTGGCCACGAAGTAAAGAATCCGATCAACGCCATGGTTGTCCATCTTGAACTTCTTCGGAGCAAGCTGGCCTCTGGCACGAATGCCGATGGTGCGCAGCGACATGTGGATGTGCTCTCAAGCGAGATGGGGAGACTGGATCGCGTGGTGCAGACGCTGGCTGACTTTTCACGGCCGATGGAACCCACGTTCCTGGAACAGGACCTGCTACCCATCGTGCAGGCTGTGGTGCAGCTTGTGGCGGCAGAGGCAGAAAAAGCAAACATCGCCATTACGATTGCCGATGGAACTCCAGATATCTCCCTACGCGTTGTTGCCGATGCCGAATTGCTGCGGCAAGCATTCCTGAATATCGCATTGAACGCCATGCAGGCTATGCCCGGAGGCGGCGCTGTTCAGATCCAACTGTCCCGGGAGCGCGGCAGTGCCGTAGTCTCTATCCGCGATTCTGGCAGCGGCATTCCGCCAGAGAAGCTGGACCGTATCTTCGACCTCTACTTCACCACCAAGCCAACCGGCAGCGGAATCGGTCTGGCCTTGACGTACCGCATTATTCAGCTTCATCGCGGCGTCATTGCCGTCGCTTCCGACGCAGATACCGCGTCGCCGACACATGGCACGACGTTCACCCTGCGGCTACCGCTGGCCAATCGTGCGGCCGCATCAATTCCGGCGGTGACGGCATGA
- the recR gene encoding recombination mediator RecR: MERFAQPMARLIEELRRLPGIGAKSAQRLAFHILRAPGEEASALAQAIQELRAKLRLCSVCNNVTDVDPCVYCSSPTRTHATVCVIEEPTNIAAIEKTRSYNGVYHVLHGTLSPLNGIGPAQLRTANLFSRLGGIEEIILALSPTVEGEATSHWLAGELHRAAADHPLRITRIATGIPAGSDIEYADEVTMSRALEGRREL; the protein is encoded by the coding sequence ATGGAACGATTTGCCCAACCCATGGCGCGGCTCATTGAAGAGTTGCGCAGACTTCCCGGAATCGGGGCCAAATCGGCCCAGCGGCTGGCGTTTCACATCCTGCGCGCCCCCGGGGAAGAGGCGTCAGCACTGGCGCAGGCCATCCAGGAGCTTCGTGCGAAGCTACGCCTGTGTTCCGTATGCAATAACGTCACGGATGTAGACCCCTGCGTGTATTGCTCAAGCCCCACGCGCACTCATGCGACTGTCTGCGTGATCGAAGAACCCACGAACATTGCAGCCATTGAGAAAACGCGCAGTTACAACGGCGTGTATCACGTGCTGCACGGAACGCTGTCGCCACTGAATGGCATTGGTCCAGCGCAGCTTCGAACAGCAAACCTTTTCAGCAGGCTTGGCGGTATTGAGGAGATCATCCTCGCGCTATCGCCTACGGTGGAAGGCGAAGCCACATCGCATTGGCTTGCAGGGGAATTGCATCGCGCAGCAGCCGATCATCCCCTGCGTATTACTCGGATTGCCACCGGCATTCCTGCCGGCAGCGATATCGAATATGCGGATGAAGTCACAATGAGCCGCGCCTTGGAAGGTCGCCGCGAGCTCTAG